The Solea senegalensis isolate Sse05_10M linkage group LG11, IFAPA_SoseM_1, whole genome shotgun sequence genomic interval aaaaatgtaaatgtacacatgCAATGACTAAAATGTTACAAGAAGATGAGACAAAACCAGAATGAAGGCCAACTGCCAGTGACTTTTTAAGACACCACAAAGCACATGAGATGACTCCTGTCTTTAttgcagagagaaaatgagagaaaatctACCATTTGGAGAAGttagcatgaaaaaaaactgtgagatgagtcatcttttttttattatttctactctgtgctttttgttgttgaacaCATGGTCAAATATGGGCCGACAGTTTCTCTCCTTGTGTCTCTCGTTAATTCATCTGTTAAATCTATCATGATATAATCACTGAATTTGCAGATACATGCTGACTCGCACGTACACATACAAAACATCAAAGGGAAAACCACACCCTTTTGCCCACGTTACAGAGTGACCCATTTATTACCAAGAACAGCAAAACCAAAGAAACTTAGGGGTTTTGGGAGGGCTACCAAACCTGCTATTTTTAGGGTGTGATGCGAGTTTAACCAGCGATGAGCAATGAAAACGTTTTACTGTCACAATTTAAGTATATTTGCATTACATTGGCTGGTTTATTTGAGTCTGAGTGcatccagacagacatttattttttttggggggggggttctTGCTGATATGGAAGATGAAGAAGCATAGCAGAACCACAACAGCTGTGACGAGCACAGCTGTTTTCATTCCTGAAAAATTGTAACATGGACTCGAGATTCACTCTTCTGTATCTCAAATGTGGAACACTGGCtggggctaaaaaaaaaaaaaaaaactatgcacTTCAGTGAAAATGTCTCAAGTCACTTGACAGGGTGAAAAGATTAAGAAAACAGCAGCTACACCAGACACAAGCAGTCAGGGTGTAACTTAACATTTTCACTGTTGGTCTATAACTTGTCTGATGCAGGACTGAATAAGGCCCAGAGATAAAGGCCCTGTTCAGACccggtattaacatctgtccagTCTCTAATGAGTACAAAAGACAGATTTGTGTTCATGCATGTtcaggaatgtggccacatgcgtcctcaaaccacctctcGGTGTGGTTTGTGTGATCGGATTCCAAGATCACAATCAGGATGGGTTGTGAGCTCAGTCCTGGACTACTACTGTCCGCATGAgatcagatcactcaggatggatgttaatattAGGTCTGAACGGGGTTGAAGATGAAATTGAATGcgcaggaggagggggaggtgttGTAAGCCTCCAGGTGACCTGTGCCCCTTACCTCTTGGAGACTCTGTACTGGGCTGTAGTGAGTTTCCCAGTTAGGGGGTCATGCACCGTGGCTCGCCTTAACTACAGTAGTTCCCGCAGGACAAGGACATGGAGGttgaggaaaagaaggaaataaaagaaaggaagaaaaaaaaggagaatagaATGTGATTCATACAGGAGGAGGATAGgacagggaggagagggagaaaagagaggcaGATATGGTCACTAGTTGTCAATGTTATTCTTCAGAGTGGCCAAGACAATGTTCCATGAGGCAACACTGGAAACCAAATTTAGATTTAACCATAACAAATTATGATTATGAATTTGGAATTATTAAGTGCCTCTGATGCACCTCATGGCTCCCAAAAGACAGCTATGTTAATATCAACTAGAgaaaaaagcaacacatttcacctctcctccatcctcttgtgttgactttttaaaagactcctgAGCGGAAACATATCCACACAAATTCCTCGagaacagcagcaaaaacaaaactattctCTTCCAAAAACATAATCCCTTGTGAAAACATCATGAGAAAATGTGTCTCGAGTATTTTTTACTGCTCCATAAACCAAGAAATTGgctttaaatgtttctgtctgcTGCAAAAAGCTTTGGTCATTCTCAGGTGGATCCTGTGCTTCAGCTCAAGAGCCTCTCAGTTTTTGAACGGCAGAGATTATGGACGGTGTAATGGACGGACAGGAATGAAGAGGAGAAATGGAATCAGTCGCtgagagaaaagaaggagaagcccctcactttctccctctctgctctctcctcgGTGGCTCCTGGCTCTGCCTTACCTTTTGCTGATCCGGTACGGAGCTGTCTCCAGCACTCCTGTGATGGGGTTGGAGATGGTGGCCCTGCGCAGCTGTGAAGCCAGGCAAACGATTTacccacacacagtcacacgcaTACATACAAagatgtatgtgtgtctgtgtgcttgtcTAACTACCACATCAACCAGCCTCGCAGCTTTGATCTCAGCCTAGCCTTCAACAGACTTAActccattaaaaataacaagtgTCTCACATTCAACTCACTAGAACATAATTTACTGCGGCGTACAATCTCGCTTTGCATGTGCAGCGTATTATCAACTTACTCTTGGCTTTGCAAGCTGCTTGACCCTCTGCATTTCCTCCTCTGAAATGATGTCAAGGTAGCGGACAATGTACGGGCGGTCCCACTCATCTTGCTGTTTCACAGGTGCCAACACCAGAGCGGGGCTATGATTGTTGTCATAGTAGCGACAAAACAGTCGGCTCTGCCTTCGGGGGGTCTGATTGAGAGAATGGGAAAGTAGGATatgaagatttttttaaatgtgagatGTGGTTTGTAAGTTGTAAATTGTGTTTCTGGggtatttttctttcctctccctcaCCAATTTGTTGCCCTCCCCACGACAAAGCATCTCATACTTCTTCCTCTCTGGAATCAAACTGAAGGAAGGCTTTTTgggctttttcttcttttcactcgtttctcttttccctctctccttctgcttttcagcttcttcctcctcagcctTTTTCTGCTTCTCCAACTGGAACTCAAAATACTTGAGGTTGCCCTTGGCCCGCTGGTGCTCTGGGTCTATTCAGGAAAAAATTGAGACCAACGTAAGCTataacagcagcagtgtcacCTATGACTCTATAATTACAATTCACATTCCTCTTAGTatacttttcaaaaataaaaaaggacttTATAATATGCAGAGAGACTCACCCAGTTCAAGCAGCCTCTTGGTGTAATCCAGGGCTCGTTCTATCTCCCCCTGCTGGTAGATGGCGTAGCTGAGGTAGTCGAGCACGGTCACCTTATCTAAAGTGGACTCTTCTCCCTGATCGAGCTGCTTCAGGGCCTGAGCCATCCACAGCTCTGTGTGGTAGTAATCAGCCTCAGAGTAGGCGATTTTGCCCAGTTCGTAACAGTCCTCTACTGTCATTTGGCTCTTGTGTGTCACTCCTGCTAAGCAGAAAATATAGCATGGAAACACCGACAATAGATAAAACAACACCATTTTGTGttgaaacagaaataaaaacaagactgaCTGTGACGTTCATGTGCGTTAATGAGTGAAAACAGGCGTGTGGATGTAATGTGCACTGATTAAAGGCCCTTACCAGGCAGGTCTCCTGTAGATATGGTGTTGGCATCCAATCTGTATGTGTCTTGTAACCGCAGCAGGGCTTTGGCAGCCCCGGTCTGGTCCTCGTCTGAGGGGAAGTGCTGTCTCTGGATGGTTAGGTTGGAAATAAACCCTGAAAGAGATGGGCAGGAATGAAAAGAATAGTTATGGGATGATCCTGTATGGGACACGTAAAACAAGCATGTAGAAAATTATGTAAGTCCTATCCACAGGGGAGTAGCTTGGTGTGACTCTGATCTTTGAATATGAAtgcaaatgaatgatttaagttcttgtttgtcttttatagcTAATTTTTTTATTCGTATTgttaacagaaaacaaactgatTTAAAGACACTAAAGGTATATTCCTGACTGTTTCTCAGCAGTTATAATGTAAGGACCTGTACAGACAAGAACGATTTATGGTGGATCGGCTCTTTATCAACACAGACCTTGTGTCTACATCTCGAAAACAAGCTGCAGTAAGTAGGAAAAAAATTTGTGACAGAGACTGATTGCTGCTGTGAGGAattttttcctgctcagtgtATTTAATACGCAAAAAGGGgaaaatagagagaaagagaggctgtCTGCACTATAGTTACTCAAGCTTCAGAGAACTGAGGTGAGAAATTATTTCTGAAATTCTTTAACCTAGAGCTACACACCTTGCTACTTTACTAGCTGTTATGACTCTGTCTGTCAGACTCATCACGTAAAATGCAtcactgtgtgcagcacagacacaaaacaaaactgctaTACtgccaaacacagagagagtcatgggGAGCTGATGGGCTTCATCAGCAAGGTGTGAACTTATTTGTCTATATTTTGAAtgtcatgttatgttatgttatgtaaatggactggagccaatcccaactgTCACAGGGTCCAATGTTACGGAACTGCGTTTATATAAGTTGCACACTATGGCTTTGACAAAGCATCTTGAAAACACCAAATTATGAGTGTCAGTATATTACTGAGTAATAATGAACCCGGTTTTCTTTTCCCATACCATCAGTGGTATCGCTGAGTACAAGGCTCTCCAGGTCACTCCACTCTGTGTTCAGTCTCTTCATTAGTTTGAAGGCATTCACAGGATGGCCCAGGAAGCCCTCGGGGTCCTGTATGGCTGTGGATGTCAACGTATCCAACTTATCAGCCCACCTGCCACAAAGAAAGCAATAATCCGTTAGTCACTCAGAGTCATTCAGTGAATGAATTGTTGAGTGTAACCTTGAGTCCACAAACTCACCTTTTGACCTGCTCCAgcttgttttcctctgctttgaTGTAGTCCTTCAGAGAGGTGACAAGGTCTTTTTCTGTGTATAACAGGTCTGTCATCtgacctacacacacaaaaacaacaacactgcatcAGTACTGCCATGTCACTAAACAGATTATTACAGTATCTGACAGTGCCACGAAGTCAGCAGAGGAACCAGTTATTTTGAAAATGGTATCATACTTCATTTGGCTTTAGGGGTTTTACCTATGGAGGTGAAGAAGTCATTGTGGGCTGAGAGAAACTGCACATAGCTCAGCAGCAGCGTGCACCAACACAGCAGCTCCATCCTGACCAAAGAGTAAGAGAATTACACATGTtaatacagaaataataataataataagcaacCATCTACTAGTGTTAACATTAATTTGAAAATATACAACGAGAGGTGACGTATAAAAGAACACTCAAAGCCTTGAACTAAAACACTTGGGGAATCGTTTTAGAAGTGCAGCCTCCTTCCCACCACACAAAGTCAAATATAAGTCTGTGGTTAATGTCACTGTTTCCAGTTTGGCTTTGGAGTTGGCACAGTCATAACAACCACTGGGCATCTGGTGTGTGTGGACCGGCACTGACTCTCTACCCATAACAAAGGAGAATAACAAAGACAGACTGGACTTGTATATCTGTGAGCACAGAGTTTGTACACTTGTAAAGTACTTTAGTATAAACAACAATGTTGTCAGAAATACCTCCAATGCAAGTATGAAGTTGTGAATGCAGACCTTGTATCACCTCACTTGgacaaatgtttaataaatgtttaactATTTGGTTTATTGTCACTGATTCAGCAGAGATGACCTCTgtatttttgtgaattatgtttttaatatgcaacaacaAAAGTGCTATAACAGTGTCATTACTTGTGAGCATTTGTAATACTATTTACCACCAACATATACAGAAATGATGGCTACACTCACACATACGTGTGCACTCACAGACACCTGGATGCAAAGTAAAGTTAATGATTGAACCGTGCATTCATGTCAATTTGTGTTGATGTCAATTTTTAACGCCTTCTACCAGAATGAGAAGGAACAGGCTCGGACAGGCCCTTACCAGCCTttagtgaaaataaaagaatgactTCACATTCAGTTCAGGTCAGCAGCAGGAAGCAttgaggaaggaaaaaaaatctgtcagaacttgtttaatttaagaggaataaaattgtgttaaagttatatttaagtagaaacggTGACGCAAAAATACAATTTCCTGCTATTTTCTGATTCTGTGGTGTCACTCGGTCTAGAATACTGTAAATCTGCCTTTTCCCACTTTCAACCAGGTTGAAAAAAAATTGACTGCAATTACTGTAATGACAGGGTGACAACAAATGTACCTCTAAGCTGGATAAGTGTACCATCAAGACTAAAGCTGTATGTTTAACAGTTTTAGTTCAGATCCATGCTCATGCTAAACATAAAAGTGAGTGGTTATGAAAGTGTCTGAGTGaatacatgtctgtgtgtgtgtgagacgtgtgTGGCAATGTCTCTTTTCAGTTGGTGCACAAACCGTTTAACATTTAACCTGACAGATATTTGCAAAGCAGCTTGTTTAGACAACTAGAAAAATCTTTTGTGTACACTTGGCCTGCTTCTATTTCCCCTTATCTGAGTAATATTCTGTTGAAACATGTTTATCATGAGACACTTCTCTGTTTACGTTTAGGTCCATATTAGCAGTTGCTCCTTGTGCATACATTTACAGATTTCAAATGTAAACGAGAGAAATAGTGATAGAAAAGTCCCCCTTTAATGCATTTATAAGAAGCATACAAACATTTCAACACACTATAACttagttaaaataaaaatggaaagtgCAACATAAGGTCTTTGGCttccaaaaatacaaaaaatagaGAAGCCTCGAAAAATAACCTTGTGAAATAACTCTCGCCATGtcataaatacttaaatacaaGGCACAGCTGCACGATAAGTACTTTTGGAGCCTGTcaacaaaaagaagaatataTCCTCATATGAAAAGCAAGATTTTTGGGCCATTGAATTTACGACACACTGGCTTATTCACTCATAATTCTGTTTTgacatacattttatatttatcaaaTGACTGGTCTTTGGGGGTTCTTGGTAGTATAGCAGTGGTGATTACAGTATGTTGTAATGAACTGTGCAGTATCTGCATGTATTTCAATAAATTACTACTTCTGACTAGAAGACTAAATTGTTATTGTCTGTATGTGTATCTGCCTAACTAACTATAatcagcataactcaaaaagtaaaaggaatttatttattaaggaATTTATTTGGGAATATTTGGTTATAAATTATTCGATTTTGGCAGTGACAAACACATAAAACTGAGTGGCATTTTTGTTAATTTGTGCTCCCTGAGTACTTTCACTACTTAATGACTTAAAGTGTGTCTCGCACAGTGATATATTCTGAAAATTTGGCATCCCAAGTTTTTACAGGCAGTGAAGCGGAGGAGTCAGATAACACAGGATGTGGATGGAAGAGGACTGCCACGTCTTCGCCCCTCCCCGCCGAGAAAGCTCACGAGTGAGCTGCACACTCCTCTATGGAGTCTCAGTGACACACATATTTTACCTGCAATAACCTGCCAATAACCCCTGCAAACCGCCACAAAACAGCGGGGCATTTTAAATCTGGAGGGCAAATATTGTTTATTGACTTCAGCTTAACTAGTTTGGAGGGTGCCACGCAGTTACCGGTATCACACTATGCTTCACTGGACAACTTAAGAGAGTGCACATACAAAGAATTTAAGCCCAAATGATCATTTTTCGAGTACTTGCAACTAAAAAGACGTAAAACAATTTGGTGGACAATCATGCAAAGAGGTGAAATGAGAAGTGAGCTATATTTCCACTGAGTATTCGCTTTTACCACGACACGTTCTCATGTAAAATATTGTAACTCTTCATgtacaaaaagacaaattaacTGTGTAACTTGGGGCAGAGTGAGGGCAGCGGCAGCATCCCACGCTGCACAGCAGTGGAATTCCACAACATGAGTGCTAATTGCGTAGATTTTTACGCAAATAGCTAACCGAGATTCGTGGGCAAATAGCGGAGTTTGATAGCTTTACTAGCCATGTTCGCTTTCCTCTACTTGAATTCTGCTTCATTTTTAGTGCCAATTCAATCACATTAAATGGTCATTTACATTTTCGAGACAACAGAAATGTAAAGTTTCACCTGTGTGTCGCTAGTTTCGAACTAgcttgctagctagctagctgacCTAACGATAATATCGTTAGAGAATACGCTAGAAGTTGGCAGCGTCGGACAGTGCGTTGTATTCAGAAAGATATTACGGTGGAAAAAGACGCGTCCACAAATATGTAGTGAACACGATAACTACGTTAAAAGACCGTCACGTAGCCATTAGCCTTTTTTTAGTTTTCGTCTTTTGTTCAtaagtgatatttattttaccttaGTGCTTTCCTCCAAAGAGTTAGAGAGAAAGGTGACCCTCGGTTTGCGACTCCTGTGGTATGTCACAGCCCTGCGCAGATAGCGGAGTGAAGATGATGGACTAACAGTGTAGAGATTCTTCCTGTCTGCGATGTACCGGAGCACTGATGGCCATCTGCTGGCCACGACCGGTTTTCTTACTCTGGATGGTTCCGACGGCTACGTGCAGATTCTCACATGCATTCAGCCTCCTGCAAACTCATTTTGGGGGCTGTCGTTTGTACAATTCTAGGGGAGGTGTCTACAGCTGTCTTGACTCGCAGAGGCAGATTTGgatgaatatttatgtttttaatgctaaaaaaCTGAAACGTCGTCCCTCTTGTGCCACGTGTTGAAAcaaaacatcatatttttatGCATAAAACGTGCCCCCAATAACATCATTCAGGGGTTCGATTACTGGTGTTTACTTCAAACTAGTCTCATTTACTTAAGTTTGCTGTTCGAGTTTAGCCTACATTCCAGAAAATTCCTCCTCCCCTACGACTTAAAAAGTGTAACTGGAGGGAGGAAATTCCTGCTGCATGCAAGCAGGGAGGagctgtgtgtctttctgtgtgtagttgtcttttttttgccgCTGTGGGACCTTTCCtggtacaaacactgaccttgtgggGACCAAAGCCTGGGCTTAATGAGGCACAACCATATTTTTGAGCCtccaagtcaattttatttataaagcccaacatcacaaacactatttgcctcaaagggctttacagtctgtacaaaGTGACACCAGCTGTCCTTGgaccctcacatcgagtgaggaaaaactccacaaaaacccgggaaaaatgggagaaaccccaggaagagccacagaggtgggatccctctcccaggacggacacatgtacagaaacaagttcagcagattacagacaaaacatcatatttacaaagagatgaaagagaagaggaaaatagAGACCAGTAGCATTTAAAAAATTGTTAATGAAATGCCGCCTGCCGCCTGCCGCCTGCCCCAACACCATCTGGGGttggttccagctcctcatgtgaGGACAAGCAGTTGATGAAGGGCGGATTAAGATGCTAAAGTTCGGATTAAGATGTGAACTTGAAGTTACTACTCTGACTTTTCTAATACCAGTAGTAGTAATTAGGAATAAATGATGATCCAAATGAGGCAGAGGTTCTGGTTGAAGATAGGAAtggcacaataccactttttcatgtccGACACTGATATCTTTTAAACCATGAAGGTGttgacaacacatttgtgccatttcaagctatttcaatgACGTACTGGTTCTCCAGCTGCGTAATTGTCCAACTGTCTAACCAATTCTTCTCCCATACAGCAGAAATAAActgcccacaacatgactcaggtAAACTGCAATTGCTGATTTATATTTACTGTCtttcacagtctgtgcatagtgtagtatgtatcagattttacatttttatcttttatctatCGGGCCGATAGCAATACTGAATATTGTATCGGCTCCTCCCTAATTAAAGATAGAGGACAGATGAACTTGAAGTCTTGAATGAATGGAATTCAGTTCAAAAAGGAATAGCTCTACAAACTTGAACATATGGGCCTTGGGTATTTGGGATTTATTTGGGCCCTGAAACCAACAGCGTTTGGTAGGCTCTGGCctatataaacaaaaatacttTGTACATATACTGCAGATTACATGACTTACATAAAGTATTTGAATCATCCCATTAattgaaaggaaaaagaaacaccttaaatgtaaaaaataataaatacactttattaACTATCAACAAAATGTCATAACGTGAGTAAGATGAGTcatacagtgttgataaatgtaCACATCTGCAAGATTACTGGACAttgcacagaaaaaacacagtggtggACTTGACGGTAAAGCAGGATTAGCGGGAAATACTACTGGCTGGTGTCTGAGAGTCTTGTAGGACAGAATCCACCTATTTACTCAGTCTCAGCTTATGTTACACTTCCTCAGAATGtgaattgtaaaaaaatgacacactttCTCTCAGTGTGCATGTTCAAATCCATTCGAATTCATCTCCAGTCATCTGCGGATGTCGTCAAGGGTCGTGAGTCTGCTTCCAAACAGCTGCTCCTCATAGGTCAACAGCTGACGCAGGAAGTTCACGTTGGGTGCCGTGCATGCCCTCCTCTCCTTCAACCAGCGCACGGCATGAAGCAGAGTCCAGCTGCGGTGCTGCATGAGGAAGGCCAGTGTTAGTGCCGAGCTGCGACTTCTGCCCATACTGCAGTGGACCAGAACACGGCCAGCTGGCTCAGCCTTCAGGGCCGTGTTGATGAACCTGGATGCCAGTGGCAGTGCCTGTACCAGGTCCTGTTGGGCATCATCACTCAGACGCAGCCGCAGGTAGCACAACATGTTGGGGAAAGCGTCAGGGCAGTTGGCAGTGGCATTGACCAcgtgtgtgatgtgtaaattCTTGATGATGCGGTAGTCGGAGGCCTGCGTGGCAGAACCCTGGTAGAGAGCCTCTTCCAGGATCTCCGAGGGGTAGATGGTGAGAGTGTGCCTCTCATGTTCGAGCAGGACCATCCGTGGTGTGCACAGGAAAGGGTAGAGGGTATAGAAGGCCGAGAATCCCCCCAGTATGATGACAGGGTCCATTCCCAGACCACTGAGCTGAAAGAAACAGCGCTGGAGGTCTGGGGAGTCTGCCCTGGCCTTCACACTGCCCACTgaaatatgtacaaaaacaatcaaagatCAGaacagagtttaaaaaaatcaacaaaatgcaATCCAACAGCCAGGTAAATTTAGTGCTAGGCACAATGGTGCAAAACGTATTTACTGATTAACCAAAATGGCAATGATGAGAGTGTCATTTGTTCAAaacaattgtgttttattttgttttagacGCAGTATGTGTTATGTTTACAATCAGGTGGTGCCATAATGTCATGAGAATAAGAGGGACCTTGTGAGTCTCCATTCATCCAGACATAACAGACTGTTTTCTGTAGGTAGGGTTCCCCAAGGTAGGGTAGGGTAGGGTAGGGTTCCCCATGGACAGGTTTCCAGTCCAtttgcagggccaacatatagagacggacaaccattcactcacacacacacacctatgggcaagtgtgagtgtgcatgtttttggaaatgTGGGACGAAATCGGTggacccggagaaaacccatgcacacacagggagcaaccttcttgctgtgaggcaacagtgcttgcCACGTGTTCCACTAAAGGTTCATCAATGTCATCATAATGTACCGTTGGATGGACATGGATGTCTGCACCACATTTCATGGTAATCTGCCCGACTGTTGTCAGGGAAATTCAGTAAAAGTCTAAAATGTTGCTGAAATATTTGAGTGTGAGCCACAGCAGTGGCCTAACTGACCAGACAGACTGGCACCTGTGGTCAAGTGTGTTGTTCTGCTTATGCCCATGTCTGTTTTTGAGTGTACACGTGTATGTGACCTGCTGACCTGGGCTGCATCCTTGTTCAGCATAGAGCAGTATTATAGAGTACTTCTGCAGCTCTATACAGCTGATTAGACAGCCCAGTGCAGGGTGGATCACCGTCACAGCAGCCCGCGCTGTCATCACATGGCTGTCCTtgtacctacacacacacacacacacatttattcattatatGTCATAAAATGCACACACCTGGCATCCATCTAAAGGTTATACGTATAACAAAGTTGGGGATACTCTttgtaaacacatgtaaattCCATTTAAAGTCAAGTGATGTTTTTGTAAGGAAGCAATGaataaagaatagaatagaaaagtgATTGAACTGACTGCATGGAACCCAGTAATACAGAGGAGTagcctgtttgtttgtattaagtGCTGTTGGTTCATCAAAAATCCAAATAGTACCATTCGGGACATGGACATGTATTGCCAAATAAAGTACCACCATAACAccataaaaagaaatgtattctagtcctgtaataaaataaaatacaagacaCTTGGTTCAAATCTGATTACATACAAAGCCACGTCGTGCTTTTGATGGACTGTATTTCACAGTTCTAACCTCCAAATGTGTGCAGCACTCACCTCTCTGCACTGCGACAGTCCAGGATGAGCATATAGTATGGATCATATATGGCGGGCTGGCCCTCCTCTGCATTAAGCAGGTTGTACACTTGCTGTGGTGTGATATAGCCTCGCTCCACACAGGTTCTTTCTGGGAGAGCGGGAACTAGCACCTCCTCTGGCTCACACACTGCTTTCAGGCAGAAGAAATACAGCGTGTGTTTGCACGTGTGTaaccctaacacacacacagagcgagataGATGTATAAAAATACTCCCTTTACCTTTGGTCTGGATAGGTATGATGAAAGAATGGTCACTGTCTGTACTGTTGACTTCCCTGTCTGAGATGCTGCTCACTGTTTGGAATGTGTTGACAGCCTCTCTCGAGGTCATTCGACAACTGTTattcactctgacacacacacacacacacacacacacacacacacacacacacagatatttaaatatatatgttcaaATCTAAGAGATCAACTAATGAAAAAGCTGGACAGAgtgagagaacaagagagagagcaggaatTTTTTACCTGGACAGTACTACACCCATCTCGTTTAAGTCATTTGGCAGATACATCAGCTGTTTCCACCAGGCCTTCATTAGAAGAACATGCTGCACCAAGCACCAGACAAATATGAAAACcattgaaaaatgtcagtcaggaAGTAAAGAggttaaaagacacaaaaaatgaACTCACTaggcagtgtttgttgttgcttctTGCTCATCCCCGCTTCAGCCATGCTCTCAATTTAGCCGGTGGTCTTGGAAACACAGTAATGGTTAAGTGCTCTAGAGGGCCACATGATAGCTGGTTGTGACAGGTTTACGGAGAGTAGACCTGGATTGGAATCCTACTTCATCCAAATTAACTCCCACCACTCCCATCACACTGTATGTGATCATTTGGTCAGGACAAGGTTTCAAGTTGATCTTGAAACCATTCAGAGATTAGTGTAGTGTTTGGGTGCCTAGCATTTTTGGATCACTATCGCAATGTAAAACTAAAAGTCCTTTTAGAAAACTAAAAGGAGGTATTTACTTTAAGGCATTTACTCTATTAATGGATGATGAATATATGTCTGAGCAAGATCTTTGACAACACAGAATTATGGACTACTGGACTACTGACAACTCATATGTGCCCATTATTACATGGTCCCCAAACAAAGTACAAAACTGGAGGAGCCTAGGCTTTCGAATGCTTTACTACTCACATTGTGTATAAAGCAGCTGAAAACCTGGCTTTTTAAACAAGCTTTTAGTTGAATGAggtgtttaaatttaaagtataattgtctgtttttatgttttaggtattttattgtcttctgtactcttgttgtttttattatttcattatatgtttattatgaagcactttgtgattttatatctatataatataatacctGGCAGCCCCGAGCTCCCTgagagctgtcaatcaaag includes:
- the LOC122777665 gene encoding dual specificity protein phosphatase 2-like isoform X2 — translated: MKAWWKQLMYLPNDLNEMGVVLSRVNNSCRMTSREAVNTFQTVSSISDREVNSTDSDHSFIIPIQTKVCEPEEVLVPALPERTCVERGYITPQQVYNLLNAEEGQPAIYDPYYMLILDCRSAERYKDSHVMTARAAVTVIHPALGCLISCIELQKYSIILLYAEQGCSPVGSVKARADSPDLQRCFFQLSGLGMDPVIILGGFSAFYTLYPFLCTPRMVLLEHERHTLTIYPSEILEEALYQGSATQASDYRIIKNLHITHVVNATANCPDAFPNMLCYLRLRLSDDAQQDLVQALPLASRFINTALKAEPAGRVLVHCSMGRSRSSALTLAFLMQHRSWTLLHAVRWLKERRACTAPNVNFLRQLLTYEEQLFGSRLTTLDDIRR
- the LOC122777665 gene encoding dual specificity protein phosphatase 2-like isoform X1, translating into MKAWWKQLMYLPNDLNEMGVVLSRVNNSCRMTSREAVNTFQTVSSISDREVNSTDSDHSFIIPIQTKAVCEPEEVLVPALPERTCVERGYITPQQVYNLLNAEEGQPAIYDPYYMLILDCRSAERYKDSHVMTARAAVTVIHPALGCLISCIELQKYSIILLYAEQGCSPVGSVKARADSPDLQRCFFQLSGLGMDPVIILGGFSAFYTLYPFLCTPRMVLLEHERHTLTIYPSEILEEALYQGSATQASDYRIIKNLHITHVVNATANCPDAFPNMLCYLRLRLSDDAQQDLVQALPLASRFINTALKAEPAGRVLVHCSMGRSRSSALTLAFLMQHRSWTLLHAVRWLKERRACTAPNVNFLRQLLTYEEQLFGSRLTTLDDIRR